One Castanea sativa cultivar Marrone di Chiusa Pesio chromosome 4, ASM4071231v1 DNA window includes the following coding sequences:
- the LOC142632810 gene encoding uncharacterized protein LOC142632810 has translation MVDQGSGAEIMYPDLYKRLNLKPEDLTAYDSPLISFDGKFVIPKGQIRLPVQAGSEVVEVDFIVVDAYFPYIAIVARPWLHALGAIASTLHLKVKYSLGDQIEELIGS, from the coding sequence atggtaGACCAAGGCAGTGGTGCAgagattatgtaccctgacctatacAAAAGGCTAAATTTGAAACCTGAAGACTTGACTGCTTATGATTCACCATTAATAAGCTTTGATGGGAAATTTGTCATTCCAAAGGGTCAGATTAGATTACCTGTGCAAGCAGGTTCAGAGGTGGTGGAAGTGGATTTTATCGTGGTAGATGCCTACTTTCCCTACATAGCCATTGtagcaagaccttggctgcatgcccTAGGAGCTATTGCCTCAACTCTgcatttgaaggtgaaataCTCCTTGGGGGACCAGATTGAAGAGCTGATTGGGAGCTAA
- the LOC142632811 gene encoding uncharacterized protein LOC142632811 has product MDSIVLFLKENILPKEKSEANKVRRKAPQFWLSEDQKLDKHSFSSPYLLCIHPKVVELLLEELYEGICGSHTGGRSLSHRALTQGHWWSNMQREAQEYVKKYDQCQRFASNIHQLGGALNPLSSPWPFAQ; this is encoded by the coding sequence ATGGACTCCATTGTGCTGTTCTTGAAAGAGAATATCCTACCTAAAGAGAAGTCAGAGGCTAACAAGGTACGCAGAAAAGCTCCTCAGTTTTGGCTGTCTGAGGATCAAAAGTTGGACAAGCACTCTTTCTCTAGCCCGTATCTGCTTTGTATACATCCTAAAGTAGTTGAACTACTCTTGGAGGAGTTATATGAAGGGATTTGCGGGAGCCATACAGGAGGCAGATCTTTGTCCCATAGGGCCCTCACTCAAGGACATTGGTGGTCAAATATGCAAAGGGAAGCGCAAGAATATGTGAAGAAATACGACCAGTGTCAAAGATTTGCCTCAAACATTCACCAACTAGGAGGTGCCCTCAACCCTCtgtccagcccttggccttttgctcaatga